One Bacillota bacterium genomic window, ATTTCAATGCATGATTCGCAGCTTCCTTACCTGCGATGGCTCCATAAACCTGGGTTTCAGTAATGGCGCAACCTGAAAGACGATTTGCTCCCTGTACACCCCCTGCAACTTCACCGGCAGCATAAAGACCTTTGATATTCGTACAACAGTTTGTATCTATTTTAATGCCACCATTACAGTAATGAGCTACTGGTGCGATTTCCATAGCATCTTGATAAGGATCAAAGCCAAACTTAGGTAAAGAAAAAGCCCCCACCTTCCATTTGGGGAACATATTCTCGACTAGCTGTTCTAAAGTTTCCTTCGGGATGTGGCTAATATCAACTTTAATTCCGCCACTAGAACAACCTCTTCCTTGATTAACTTCTGAAGCTATGCCTAATGACAAAAAATCTCTTGTAGACCTTTCCAATCTTTCAGGATCATAACGGTACATAAACCTTTCTCCATCGCTATTCCGAAGATATGAATTTAAAAGGGACAGAAGTTCAATAGAAAAATAAATATGTCCTTCCGCTGCTGGCGGTTTAACTAATGCATATGGAATAAACTGCACCATTTCACAGTCTAATAATTCCGCGCCAGCTCTTAACGCCATGGCTATTCCGTCACCAGTTGACTCTTCTGGATTAGAGGTGCGACCCCATATACGTGCAAAGCCTCCAGTAGTAATTATTACAGAAGGCGCTTCAAAAATAATAAGTTTTCCTGATTTAATATCCCATGTAATTGCCCCACAGATAATGTCATCTTCAAACAATAGATCTATCGTAAAACAAGCTTGAAATAACCTTGCTCCAGATACTTTTGCTTTACTCCCTAATGCCTTCATAATATTAACTCCTGTTTTTCCAACCTTACCAGCACAAGCTCCTCTTGGTAAAGTGTGACCTCCGTATTGATGAACAACAGTAAATTTTGCGCCATAATTAAGTAAATCTTTTAATCTTTTTCCTGAATCAATTGCTAGCCGCTCAGCAAGTAATGGTATATTAAGATACTTACCCCCGATCATTATATCTTCATAAAATTTATCTATTGTATCTGAAGGGTTTGCACCTGTAATACCAAGTTCAAAAAGAGTCTTGCTATCACATGCATAATCCCCAGGCGCAGTTATGGTTGCACCAGAACGACCTTGATATGCTTTAGATAGCACTACGACATCAGCCCCATTTTCACAAGCTGCAATTGCCGCACGGGCACCAGCACCTTCACTTCCAATTATCAGTACATCCGTTTTAATAAATTCTATTTCCAATGAAAGCACCTTCCTGAGTTAGGCTAATTATTATATTTTTACATAATTGTGTCATCATTCTCGTTCAAGTACATTTAAAACTCTTTCAATTTCTTCTTGAGTATTAAAAAAATGGGGAGACAGTCGTATGGCATCCAACCTTGTAACCCCATGGATTCCATTTTTCTTAAGCCTAGACAAAGTTTTATCAGGATTTTTCACACATATAGCTACTATGCCTGCTCGTTCTTTATTATCATTCGAAGTTTTTGAGAATAATCCTAAACTGACTGCACCATCTATTAACTTATGTGTAAATGATGAAACGTGTTTTTCAATATTGTCA contains:
- a CDS encoding FAD-binding protein, with the protein product MEIEFIKTDVLIIGSEGAGARAAIAACENGADVVVLSKAYQGRSGATITAPGDYACDSKTLFELGITGANPSDTIDKFYEDIMIGGKYLNIPLLAERLAIDSGKRLKDLLNYGAKFTVVHQYGGHTLPRGACAGKVGKTGVNIMKALGSKAKVSGARLFQACFTIDLLFEDDIICGAITWDIKSGKLIIFEAPSVIITTGGFARIWGRTSNPEESTGDGIAMALRAGAELLDCEMVQFIPYALVKPPAAEGHIYFSIELLSLLNSYLRNSDGERFMYRYDPERLERSTRDFLSLGIASEVNQGRGCSSGGIKVDISHIPKETLEQLVENMFPKWKVGAFSLPKFGFDPYQDAMEIAPVAHYCNGGIKIDTNCCTNIKGLYAAGEVAGGVQGANRLSGCAITETQVYGAIAGKEAANHALKYRCKPLIPKYQVEEAKDLIKIFFEKQKRLDTVWSIRNKIHELADKNVGVLREATGLQDTLKSLNNLNRDILNNLRIDTEELQCNYELIASMEAINMLKVLEGVVKAALIRKETIGSHNRTDFPQKDIQNYHTILSKKGLNTIIKKQVILKSNIG